A portion of the Phyllopteryx taeniolatus isolate TA_2022b chromosome 15, UOR_Ptae_1.2, whole genome shotgun sequence genome contains these proteins:
- the kcmf1 gene encoding E3 ubiquitin-protein ligase KCMF1, with the protein MSRHEGVSCDACLKGNFRGRRFKCLICYDYDLCASCYESGATTTRHTTEHPMQCILTRVDYDLYYGNDTFSLEQHQAFTCPYCGKMGFTETSLQEHVTAEHPETSTEVICPICAALPGGDPNHVTDDFTAHLTLEHRAPRDLDESSSVRHVRRMFHPGRGLGGPRARRTNMHFTGGSAGGLSSSTSSSQSSTYTPSNREAMDPIAELLSQLSGVRRAAGGQINSSGPSASQLQQLQMQLQLERQQAQAARQQVETGRHAARRGNNPANAAGSAAATIPPPSAAATSTGTPAESNPSTSSHNSQFLLARLNESKLSEAERQLAEGERADRSLFVQELLLSTLMRDESSSSDEDERRDFVDFGAMGCVDVMPLDVALEHLQLRERASATKEPPPPL; encoded by the exons ATGTCCCGACATGAGG GTGTGAGCTGCGACGCTTGTTTGAAGGGAAACTTCCGGGGCAGACGCTTCAAGTGTCTCATCTGCTACGACTACGACCTGTGCGCGTCGTGCTACGAGAGCGGCGCAACCACCACGCGACATACCACAGAGCACCCCATGCAGTGTATATTAACCAGGGTAGACTACG ATTTGTATTATGGCAACGACACCTTCTCATTGGAGCAGCACCAGGCGTTCACATGTCCTTACTGTGGCAAGATGGGATTCACGGAGACGTCCTTGCAGGAGCACGTCACCGCTGAGCACCCCGAGACGTCAACTGAGGTG ATCTGTCCAATATGTGCCGCCTTGCCCGGGGGGGATCCCAACCATGTCACAGACGACTTCACAGCCCACCTCACTCTCGAGCACAGAGCACCTAGAGATTTG GACGAGTCGAGCAGCGTCCGGCACGTGCGGCGGATGTTCCACCCCGGGCGGGGACTGGGCGGCCCCCGAGCGCGACGCACCAACATGCACTTTACTGGCGGCTCAGCGGGCGGCCTGTCTTCGTCCACGTCGTCATCGCAGAGCTCCACCTACACGCCCAGCAACAGGGAGGCCATGGACCCCATCGCAG AGTTGTTGTCACAGCTGTCTGGGGTGCGGCGCGCAGCAGGCGGCCAAATCAACTCATCGGGGCCTTCAGCGTCGCAGCTGCAACAGCTCCAGATGCAGTTGCAGCTAGAGCGGCAGCAGGCGCAGGCGGCGCGCcagcaggtggagacaggccgCCACGCCGCCCGACGCGGCAACAACCCGGCTAACGCCGCCGGCTCGGCCGCCGCCACCATCCCGCCGCCCAGCGCGGCCGCCACAAGCACGGGCACACCGGCCGAAAGCAACCCCTCAACCTCATCCCACAATTCCCAGTTTCTATTAGCACG GCTGAACGAGTCCAAGTTGTCAGAGGCGGAGCGTCAGCTGGCGGAGGGCGAGCGCGCCGACCGCAGCCTGTTCGTGCAGGAGCTGCTGCTGTCCACGCTCATGCGTGACGAGAGCTCGTCCTCCGATGAGGACGAGCGGCGGGACTTCGTCGACTTCGGCGCCATGGGCTGCGTGGACGTGATGCCCCTTGACGTGGCATTGGAGCACCTGCAGCTCCGTGAGAGAGCCTCCGCCACCAAGGAGCCGCCGCCGCCTCTTTGA